Proteins encoded in a region of the Rickettsia tillamookensis genome:
- a CDS encoding M15 family metallopeptidase, with amino-acid sequence MHSKIYIIISLILFMLQGCLKSKIVSIVDPQVLAIPIKENQDALIDLKNQKIIAFGDSPEIPNNTDYTKIRLTVYNKLVEAQNMLPQGLRFCLYEVYRSLALQEMIFNKRYNEVKKEYPYYNSDKIFLESIRLVSPVVNLDGSHNIPPHSTGGAIDIYLLDEQGNVVDMGIHPKDWIKDIEGLLSKTDSNIISQKAKYYRKIMSNVLIKSGFVNYPTEYWHWSYGDRYWAYHNNKEYAFYGSIK; translated from the coding sequence ATGCATTCTAAAATATATATTATTATTTCATTAATATTATTTATGCTACAAGGTTGTTTAAAGAGTAAAATTGTATCAATTGTTGATCCGCAAGTTTTAGCTATTCCTATAAAAGAAAATCAAGATGCCTTAATTGATTTAAAAAATCAAAAAATTATTGCATTTGGCGATTCGCCTGAAATTCCTAATAATACTGATTATACAAAAATACGTTTAACAGTTTACAATAAACTTGTGGAAGCTCAAAATATGTTGCCGCAAGGTTTAAGATTTTGTCTTTATGAAGTATACCGTAGTCTTGCCCTACAAGAAATGATTTTTAACAAACGTTATAATGAAGTGAAAAAAGAATATCCTTATTATAATAGTGACAAGATTTTTTTAGAATCGATTAGACTAGTGTCTCCTGTTGTAAATTTAGATGGAAGCCACAACATACCACCTCATTCGACAGGAGGAGCTATAGATATTTATTTACTTGATGAGCAAGGAAATGTTGTTGATATGGGAATTCATCCTAAAGATTGGATAAAAGATATAGAGGGATTACTCTCCAAAACGGACTCTAATATAATTTCTCAAAAAGCCAAATATTATCGAAAAATTATGAGTAATGTTTTGATAAAATCAGGTTTTGTAAATTATCCTACAGAATATTGGCATTGGTCATACGGAGATAGATATTGGGCTTACCATAATAATAAAGAATATGCTTTTTATGGAAGTATAAAATAA